One window from the genome of Nocardiopsis sp. YSL2 encodes:
- a CDS encoding phage terminase small subunit P27 family, with translation MGRGGQGRPTKPTSLKVLHGDRPDRINDGEPIPDEGEIAPPEWLLDLDAEAKDGVESALDVWHRLTPDLIRQGVLTAWDVESFAVFCDAVVGHRRAAMTVSREGLTIAGARGTVKNPALTALKDYAEIVARYGARYGLTPSDRASLSIGGDAHGAKDDLLTG, from the coding sequence ATGGGACGTGGAGGACAGGGCCGCCCCACGAAGCCGACCTCGCTCAAGGTGTTGCACGGCGACCGCCCGGACCGCATCAACGACGGCGAGCCGATCCCCGACGAGGGCGAGATCGCGCCGCCCGAGTGGCTGCTGGACCTGGACGCCGAAGCCAAGGACGGGGTCGAGAGCGCCCTGGACGTGTGGCACCGCCTGACCCCGGACCTGATCCGCCAGGGCGTCCTGACCGCGTGGGACGTGGAGTCGTTCGCGGTGTTCTGCGACGCCGTGGTCGGCCACCGCCGGGCCGCGATGACCGTGTCCCGCGAGGGGCTGACCATCGCGGGCGCCCGGGGCACGGTGAAGAACCCAGCGCTGACGGCGCTGAAGGACTACGCCGAGATCGTCGCCCGGTACGGCGCCCGGTACGGGCTGACCCCGTCGGACCGCGCGTCGCTCAGCATCGGAGGCGACGCGCATGGCGCGAAGGACGACCTCCTCACCGGGTAG
- a CDS encoding terminase large subunit gives MARRTTSSPGSPAPRAKRATPAGRRPRRPRTLVVDHERRWRPRTRRGDVCGYTFRGQQCEKKGAHYCEPRADRVVAFFAELLVHTKGPHRRKPFVLKAWQEHEIVRPLFGEVVWSAEYGCYVRRYRIAYVVLARKNGKSELAAGLLLYLLVGDDEESAEVYGAAADTKQAGKVFEPALRMMQLQPKLSARIKHAKNARRLVDERTASYYEIITADADGELGHNPHGFCLDEVLSQRDGSLWAALTTAVGARLQELLFAITTETNDSASFGADLIDEAEQIQADPARAPHVFAYVRKMPRSQEELDRLRKTFPHHPDLPVSLDPWDEANWKWPNPALGEFKSLDAMRRQALDAKTDPTKANSFCQFSLNQRVQQASRWITMDLWDANTGEIAATPDWIVPKLEGRKCWAGLDLSSKLDLTAWALLFADGSVVWRFWAPESVLPALDEHTDGKFSQWVAAGWVTATEGDVIDYETVYADIEEDHARYAIVDVTYDRWSGEPVRQEVQSRTGLEMVESGTTFDKMTAPMNELKRLLIGRELATFGNPVARWMADNLEAKSPRDDPDRVRPVKPNRHKSGLRIDGMLAVIFAVDGRLAEAARDADNLPQADIF, from the coding sequence ATGGCGCGAAGGACGACCTCCTCACCGGGTAGCCCGGCGCCGCGCGCCAAGCGCGCGACGCCCGCGGGGCGCCGGCCGCGCCGACCGCGCACGCTGGTGGTGGACCACGAACGGCGGTGGCGGCCGCGCACGCGCCGCGGTGACGTGTGCGGGTACACCTTCCGGGGCCAGCAGTGCGAGAAGAAGGGCGCGCACTACTGCGAGCCGCGCGCCGACCGGGTGGTCGCGTTCTTCGCCGAGCTGCTCGTGCACACCAAGGGCCCACACCGGCGCAAGCCGTTCGTGCTCAAGGCCTGGCAGGAGCACGAGATCGTGCGGCCCCTCTTCGGCGAGGTCGTCTGGTCCGCCGAGTACGGCTGCTACGTCCGCCGGTACCGGATCGCCTACGTGGTCCTCGCCAGGAAGAACGGCAAGAGCGAGCTCGCGGCAGGACTGCTGCTCTACCTCCTGGTCGGTGACGACGAGGAGTCCGCGGAGGTCTACGGCGCGGCGGCCGACACCAAGCAGGCCGGCAAAGTCTTCGAGCCCGCCTTGAGGATGATGCAGCTCCAGCCGAAGCTGTCCGCCCGGATCAAGCACGCCAAGAACGCGCGCCGTCTGGTCGATGAGCGCACGGCGTCCTACTACGAGATCATCACGGCGGACGCCGACGGCGAGCTCGGGCACAACCCGCACGGGTTCTGCCTCGACGAGGTTCTGAGCCAGCGCGACGGGTCGCTGTGGGCGGCGCTGACCACGGCGGTCGGTGCGCGGCTCCAGGAGCTGCTGTTCGCCATCACGACGGAGACGAACGACTCCGCGTCCTTCGGCGCCGACCTCATCGACGAGGCCGAGCAGATCCAGGCCGACCCGGCCCGCGCGCCGCACGTGTTCGCCTACGTCCGCAAGATGCCGCGCTCGCAGGAGGAACTCGACCGGCTGCGCAAGACGTTCCCCCACCACCCCGACCTGCCGGTGTCCCTGGACCCGTGGGACGAGGCGAACTGGAAGTGGCCCAACCCAGCACTGGGTGAGTTCAAGTCCCTGGATGCGATGCGCCGCCAAGCCCTCGACGCCAAGACGGACCCGACCAAGGCCAACTCGTTCTGCCAGTTCTCGCTGAACCAGAGGGTTCAGCAGGCGTCGCGCTGGATCACCATGGACCTGTGGGACGCGAACACGGGTGAGATCGCCGCGACCCCCGACTGGATCGTCCCGAAGCTCGAAGGCCGCAAGTGCTGGGCCGGCCTCGACCTGTCCTCGAAGTTGGACCTCACCGCGTGGGCGCTGCTGTTCGCGGACGGCAGCGTGGTCTGGCGGTTCTGGGCCCCCGAGTCGGTCCTGCCCGCCCTCGACGAGCACACCGACGGGAAGTTCTCCCAGTGGGTGGCCGCCGGGTGGGTGACCGCGACCGAAGGCGACGTCATCGACTACGAGACCGTCTACGCCGACATCGAGGAAGACCACGCCCGGTACGCCATCGTCGACGTCACCTACGACCGCTGGTCGGGTGAGCCGGTCCGCCAGGAGGTGCAGAGCCGCACCGGCCTGGAGATGGTGGAGTCGGGCACGACCTTCGACAAGATGACCGCCCCGATGAACGAGCTCAAGCGGCTGCTCATCGGCCGTGAGCTGGCGACCTTCGGCAACCCGGTCGCCCGGTGGATGGCCGACAACCTCGAAGCCAAGAGCCCGCGCGACGACCCGGACCGGGTCCGCCCCGTCAAGCCCAACCGGCACAAGTCCGGGCTGCGGATCGACGGAATGCTCGCCGTCATCTTCGCCGTCGACGGCCGCCTGGCCGAGGCCGCCCGCGACGCCGACAACCTGCCCCAGGCCGACATCTTCTGA
- a CDS encoding phage portal protein, producing the protein MERLMGWLSGPPETKAAGASGLSPTLNLGPGAPLYPSSGFLSAAAHGFGRNELVYACIMELATSMPEAVLRVYGPDGLGEAKENHPLRRLLADPNPILSEFELFELTVIHMMLAGTAFWEIVRDQAGRPVQLWPLRPDLVRFWLQPNGRLRFGFLAGAGGRIVDLGEDVIAFRLPNPVDPLVGQPPLRPALRAVALDNEATDFVKALLQNRAVPGTIITVQQQLDEDNAERLVTKWKQKFGGARRGEPAVLQKGMDAKVLGLDLDKLEFPDLRTIAESRICMAFGVQPILISAKVGLDRSTFANYAEARRSFWEETVMPLQRRFKDVIVRALLPAVNDAQFSNPRRVAVRWDRSEVLALKESEQAIWERANSALRAGAITVNDFRRTVGMPLVDGGDVFLRPAGVVPTTADGTPTGGALLADPAASGDGDEDEGDEDDDAQGGEPGQSSLSDTDLRRMLAALPEG; encoded by the coding sequence GTGGAACGCCTGATGGGGTGGCTCAGCGGCCCGCCCGAGACGAAGGCGGCAGGCGCCAGTGGGCTGTCGCCCACGCTGAACCTGGGCCCCGGAGCTCCGCTGTACCCGAGCTCGGGGTTCCTCTCCGCGGCCGCGCACGGGTTCGGCCGCAACGAGCTCGTCTACGCCTGCATCATGGAGCTGGCCACCTCGATGCCCGAGGCCGTCCTGCGTGTGTACGGCCCCGACGGGTTGGGGGAGGCCAAGGAGAACCACCCGCTGCGCCGCCTGCTCGCGGACCCGAACCCGATCCTGTCGGAGTTCGAGCTGTTCGAGCTCACGGTCATCCACATGATGCTGGCGGGCACGGCGTTCTGGGAGATCGTCCGCGACCAGGCCGGGCGCCCCGTCCAGCTCTGGCCGCTGCGCCCCGACCTCGTCCGGTTCTGGCTCCAGCCCAACGGCCGCCTGCGGTTCGGGTTCCTCGCCGGCGCAGGCGGCAGGATCGTCGACCTCGGCGAGGACGTCATCGCGTTCCGGCTGCCCAACCCCGTGGACCCTCTCGTCGGGCAGCCGCCGCTGCGGCCCGCGCTGCGGGCGGTCGCCCTCGACAACGAGGCCACCGACTTCGTGAAGGCCCTGCTGCAGAACCGTGCGGTGCCCGGCACGATCATCACCGTCCAGCAGCAGCTCGACGAGGACAACGCCGAGCGGCTCGTCACGAAGTGGAAGCAGAAGTTCGGCGGTGCCCGCCGCGGCGAACCGGCCGTCCTGCAGAAGGGCATGGACGCCAAGGTCCTCGGGCTCGACCTGGACAAGCTGGAGTTCCCGGACCTGCGCACCATCGCAGAGTCGCGGATCTGCATGGCGTTCGGAGTGCAGCCGATCCTGATCAGCGCCAAGGTCGGACTGGACCGGTCCACCTTCGCGAACTACGCGGAGGCCCGCCGGAGCTTCTGGGAAGAGACGGTCATGCCGCTGCAGCGGCGGTTCAAGGACGTGATCGTCCGTGCCCTGCTCCCCGCGGTCAACGACGCCCAGTTCTCGAACCCGCGCCGGGTGGCGGTGCGCTGGGACCGCTCCGAGGTGCTCGCGCTCAAGGAGAGCGAGCAGGCGATCTGGGAGCGCGCGAACTCCGCGCTCCGGGCCGGGGCGATCACGGTCAACGACTTCCGGCGCACCGTCGGGATGCCGCTGGTCGACGGCGGCGATGTGTTCCTGCGTCCAGCCGGTGTCGTGCCTACCACCGCCGACGGCACCCCCACCGGCGGAGCGCTCCTCGCGGACCCCGCCGCCTCCGGGGACGGCGACGAGGACGAGGGTGACGAGGACGACGACGCCCAGGGCGGAGAGCCCGGACAGTCGTCGCTGTCCGACACCGACCTCAGGCGCATGCTCGCTGCTCTGCCCGAGGGGTGA